From Rhodobium gokarnense, a single genomic window includes:
- the cobN gene encoding cobaltochelatase subunit CobN, whose amino-acid sequence MHLLVRESHSLEEAEVAVDLGQSAAEIVVLSFSDSDLNALAAAFQPLEGELPSVRIANLSRLKHPMSVDLYVEEVIARAKCVILRLLGGIDYWRYGVDEVVAACRKSGAALVLLPGDGRKDERLAVLSTVDEDMHARLDDLFAAGGPANMGLALKLAAHLTGAAPDPGGAAETVPLFGVHDLATPEQDGRPLAILIFYRSYLLAGDFAPIEALAEALDGEGLNARAVFVHSLKDAGAAAFVADTLRIWQPAVVINATGFSARLGDGPSPLDAAGVPVLQAVFAGSSREAWEGAARGLSQADLAMQVVLPELDGRVLATAVSFKAEEVVIPALQYCRAMHQPFDEGIALTARRAANWARLAGKARAERRLALILSDYPAGGGHVAHAVGLDTVASLEALIARLDREGYDVDDTLPDQKTLVAGLCEVEAAPTLLLDDYRALFSSLPDSVRRDVLEAWGPPEEDPAAESGAFRFKVLNVGKSVAAIQPDRGARDDRKATYHDPDLPPRHAYVAFYLWLSRTLRIDAIVHLGTHGTLEWLPGKAVALSGACFPTLLSADLPVVYPFIVNNPGEAAVAKRRVGAVTIGHLTPPLKQAGVHGSARELERLVDEFAAADGLDVRRMALLRREILERAESEGLLAESGVTRDMSDDDALARLDAYLCDVKDLQIRDGLHIFGWTPGEERREMLLGALKAAAPGIAPDDLERRLDASPAAEMNALLAALDGRFVEPGPAGAPTRGRADVLPTGRNLFTIDPRAIPTRSALVLAEKAADNLLLRHLQEHGDWPRSLVIDLWGSTTMRTGGEDLALALTLMGVKPVWDDGSARVSGFEILSQALLDRPRIDVTVRISGVFRDAFESQIALLDAAIRAVASLDEPSGNPLAEAARGLAGAAFRRATTRIFGAAVGDYGTGIETAMLRGDWQASSDLGTRYIDASSFAYGKDLDGVADRKGFADRLKAADAFVHSQDHGEVDLLESIDYAAHEGGFAAAAEALGGKPALYHADTSKPDAPTIRTVAEEVARIVRGRAANPDWIAGMMRHGYRGASEIARTIDGLSGFAATVPVRFDRQFELLFEATLGNDEVDGFLMDANPAARETMADRFRDAISRDLWRPRRNSVAMALEGDAL is encoded by the coding sequence ATGCACCTTCTCGTCCGCGAAAGCCATTCTCTGGAGGAAGCCGAGGTCGCCGTCGATCTCGGCCAGAGTGCTGCGGAGATCGTCGTCCTGTCGTTCTCCGACAGCGATCTCAATGCGCTCGCCGCGGCCTTCCAACCGCTGGAAGGCGAATTGCCGAGCGTGCGGATCGCCAACCTGTCCCGGCTCAAGCACCCGATGTCGGTCGACCTCTATGTGGAGGAGGTGATCGCCCGGGCGAAATGCGTCATCCTCCGGCTCCTCGGCGGCATCGACTACTGGCGCTACGGCGTCGACGAGGTGGTCGCCGCCTGCCGCAAGTCGGGGGCGGCGCTGGTGCTATTGCCGGGCGATGGGCGCAAGGACGAGCGGCTGGCGGTGCTCTCCACGGTCGACGAGGACATGCACGCCCGCCTCGACGATCTCTTTGCCGCCGGCGGGCCGGCGAACATGGGGCTCGCCCTGAAGCTTGCCGCGCACCTGACTGGTGCCGCGCCCGATCCGGGCGGGGCGGCCGAGACCGTGCCGCTCTTCGGCGTCCACGACCTTGCGACGCCCGAACAGGACGGCCGGCCGCTCGCGATCCTGATCTTCTACCGCTCCTATCTCCTTGCCGGCGATTTCGCGCCGATCGAAGCGCTGGCAGAGGCTCTCGACGGGGAGGGGCTCAACGCCCGCGCTGTCTTCGTCCACAGTCTGAAGGACGCGGGCGCTGCCGCCTTCGTCGCCGACACGCTCCGCATCTGGCAGCCGGCGGTCGTGATCAACGCCACCGGCTTTTCCGCCCGGCTCGGCGACGGGCCGTCGCCGCTCGATGCGGCCGGGGTCCCGGTCTTGCAGGCCGTGTTTGCGGGCTCGTCTCGCGAGGCGTGGGAGGGTGCCGCGCGCGGGCTCTCCCAGGCCGATCTCGCCATGCAGGTGGTGCTGCCGGAACTGGACGGTCGGGTGCTTGCCACCGCGGTCTCCTTCAAAGCCGAGGAGGTGGTGATCCCGGCGCTGCAATATTGCCGTGCCATGCACCAGCCCTTCGATGAAGGCATCGCGCTGACCGCGCGGCGGGCGGCGAACTGGGCGCGTCTTGCCGGCAAGGCGCGAGCCGAGCGGCGGCTTGCGCTCATTCTCTCCGACTATCCGGCCGGCGGCGGCCATGTGGCCCATGCGGTCGGCCTGGACACGGTCGCGAGCCTGGAAGCGCTGATCGCGCGGCTCGACCGCGAGGGTTACGATGTCGACGATACGCTGCCCGATCAGAAAACCCTCGTTGCCGGGCTGTGCGAGGTCGAAGCCGCGCCGACGCTCTTGCTCGACGACTACCGCGCGCTGTTTTCCTCCCTGCCGGACAGTGTGCGCCGGGACGTTCTGGAAGCCTGGGGCCCGCCGGAGGAGGACCCGGCCGCAGAAAGCGGCGCGTTCCGCTTCAAGGTTTTGAACGTCGGCAAGTCGGTGGCGGCGATCCAGCCGGATCGGGGCGCGCGCGACGACCGCAAGGCGACCTATCACGACCCGGACCTGCCGCCGCGCCATGCCTATGTCGCCTTCTATCTCTGGCTCTCCCGCACGCTTCGCATCGACGCCATCGTCCATCTCGGCACCCACGGCACGCTGGAATGGCTGCCGGGCAAGGCCGTTGCCCTTTCCGGCGCCTGTTTCCCGACGCTTCTCTCCGCCGACCTGCCGGTCGTCTATCCCTTCATCGTCAACAATCCGGGCGAGGCGGCCGTCGCCAAGCGGCGCGTTGGCGCCGTCACCATCGGCCATCTGACGCCGCCGCTGAAGCAGGCTGGCGTCCATGGCTCGGCCCGCGAGCTGGAGCGGCTGGTCGACGAATTCGCCGCCGCCGACGGGCTCGACGTCCGACGCATGGCGCTGCTCAGGCGGGAAATCCTGGAGCGCGCCGAAAGCGAGGGGCTGCTTGCCGAAAGCGGCGTCACCCGCGACATGTCCGACGACGACGCGCTCGCCCGGCTCGACGCCTATCTCTGCGACGTCAAGGATCTTCAGATCCGCGATGGGCTTCATATCTTCGGATGGACGCCGGGGGAGGAGCGCCGCGAGATGCTGCTCGGTGCTCTGAAAGCGGCTGCGCCGGGCATTGCGCCGGACGACCTTGAGCGTCGCCTCGATGCGTCGCCGGCCGCCGAGATGAACGCCCTCCTTGCTGCCCTCGACGGCCGCTTCGTGGAACCCGGCCCGGCCGGCGCACCGACCCGCGGCCGCGCCGACGTGCTGCCGACCGGACGTAATCTTTTCACGATCGATCCCCGCGCGATCCCGACCCGCTCCGCGCTGGTGCTCGCGGAAAAGGCCGCGGACAATCTCCTGCTGCGCCACCTGCAGGAACATGGCGACTGGCCGCGCTCGTTGGTCATCGACCTGTGGGGCTCGACCACAATGCGCACAGGCGGTGAGGATCTGGCGCTCGCGCTCACGCTGATGGGCGTGAAACCGGTCTGGGACGATGGCTCGGCCCGGGTCTCCGGCTTTGAAATCCTGTCCCAGGCGCTGCTCGACCGGCCGCGCATCGACGTCACAGTGCGCATCTCGGGCGTCTTCCGCGATGCCTTCGAGAGCCAGATCGCGCTGCTCGATGCCGCGATCCGGGCCGTCGCGTCCCTCGACGAGCCCTCGGGCAATCCGCTCGCCGAGGCCGCACGGGGGCTGGCGGGCGCCGCGTTCCGCCGGGCGACGACGCGCATCTTCGGGGCTGCTGTCGGCGACTACGGCACCGGCATCGAGACGGCGATGCTGCGCGGCGACTGGCAGGCATCGAGCGACCTCGGCACGCGCTACATCGACGCCTCCTCCTTTGCCTACGGCAAGGACCTCGACGGCGTTGCCGACCGGAAGGGGTTTGCCGATCGGCTCAAGGCCGCCGATGCCTTCGTGCATTCCCAGGACCATGGCGAGGTCGACCTTTTGGAAAGCATCGACTACGCCGCCCATGAGGGCGGGTTCGCCGCCGCTGCCGAAGCGCTCGGCGGCAAGCCGGCGCTCTACCATGCCGACACCTCGAAACCGGACGCGCCGACCATCCGCACGGTCGCCGAAGAGGTCGCGCGGATCGTGCGCGGCCGCGCCGCCAATCCGGACTGGATCGCCGGCATGATGCGCCACGGCTATCGCGGCGCCTCGGAGATCGCCCGCACCATCGACGGGCTCTCCGGCTTTGCCGCCACCGTGCCCGTGCGCTTCGACCGGCAGTTCGAGCTTTTGTTCGAGGCGACCCTCGGCAATGACGAGGTCGACGGCTTTCTGATGGACGCCAACCCGGCCGCGCGCGAGACCATGGCCGACCGGTTCCGCGACGCCATCTCCCGCGACCTCTGGCGTCCGCGGCGTAATTCGGTCGCTATGGCGCTGGAGGGGGACGCGTTGTGA
- the cobG gene encoding precorrin-3B synthase encodes MRKGWCPSLLTPMASGDGFLARVKPTAATVSAEAARALAEAAQRYGNGLVDVTNRSNLQFRGFSPDGIAPFADVVFRHGLAHDSAPVEQVRNVAASPLGADDPTATFGAHRAARAIEAMLAMSPELFALPGKFGFSVDGGGALPLGDVGADVLFVPGSSGVAVRVAGAPLMADCAEEDVPAVARALALAFLDLAKARSDPPRRMRHLVDAVGAEAVFRHAGLAPVGKGTPVGRPAPRIGYGDLAGGSGFFLAGVAFGALEAGALSRLADLAEDFEDGTIRLTPWRSLVLVGIAAEAADAVAEGVAAAGLITDPADPRLAMVACSGTPACESATAATRVDAARIAASGVLDGLSGTTLHVSGCAKGCAHPRPAAVTLAGRNGAYDVILNGRADAAPHFTGLDVEGVIAVLATAPWSKPR; translated from the coding sequence ATGCGCAAGGGCTGGTGCCCGAGCCTGTTGACACCGATGGCATCCGGTGACGGGTTTCTGGCGCGCGTGAAGCCGACGGCCGCGACGGTTTCGGCGGAGGCCGCGCGGGCGCTCGCCGAGGCCGCGCAGCGCTACGGCAACGGGCTCGTCGACGTCACCAACCGCTCGAACCTGCAGTTCCGCGGCTTCTCGCCGGATGGCATCGCGCCCTTTGCCGATGTCGTCTTTCGCCATGGCCTTGCCCATGACAGCGCGCCGGTTGAGCAGGTGCGCAACGTGGCGGCGAGCCCGCTCGGGGCGGACGATCCGACGGCGACGTTCGGCGCGCATCGGGCCGCGCGGGCGATTGAAGCGATGCTGGCGATGTCGCCGGAGCTTTTCGCCCTGCCCGGGAAATTCGGCTTTTCCGTCGATGGCGGCGGGGCCTTGCCCCTCGGCGATGTGGGGGCGGATGTGCTGTTTGTGCCGGGATCGAGCGGCGTTGCGGTGCGCGTTGCCGGGGCGCCGCTTATGGCCGATTGCGCCGAGGAGGACGTCCCGGCGGTCGCCCGGGCGCTGGCGCTGGCTTTCCTCGATCTCGCCAAGGCGCGCTCCGACCCACCGAGGCGGATGCGCCATCTGGTGGACGCGGTCGGCGCCGAGGCGGTCTTCCGGCACGCAGGGCTCGCGCCGGTGGGCAAGGGGACACCGGTGGGGCGACCCGCACCCCGCATCGGCTATGGTGATCTTGCAGGCGGCTCGGGCTTCTTTTTGGCGGGCGTTGCGTTCGGGGCGCTGGAGGCGGGTGCGCTTTCACGGCTTGCCGACCTTGCCGAGGATTTTGAGGACGGCACGATCCGGCTGACGCCTTGGCGGTCGCTCGTCCTCGTCGGCATCGCGGCCGAGGCGGCGGATGCCGTTGCGGAAGGCGTTGCCGCCGCGGGCTTGATCACCGATCCCGCCGACCCGCGCCTTGCCATGGTCGCGTGCTCCGGAACGCCGGCCTGCGAAAGCGCGACGGCCGCAACCCGCGTGGATGCCGCGCGCATCGCCGCATCCGGCGTACTCGACGGGCTTTCTGGCACGACGCTCCATGTCTCCGGCTGCGCAAAGGGCTGCGCCCATCCGCGCCCGGCCGCCGTCACGCTGGCCGGCCGGAACGGCGCCTATGACGTGATTCTGAATGGCAGGGCGGACGCCGCGCCGCATTTCACCGGGCTTGACGTTGAGGGTGTCATCGCCGTACTTGCGACGGCCCCCTGGAGTAAACCCCGTTGA
- a CDS encoding precorrin-8X methylmutase, translating into MTPGYDYIRDGAEIYRKSFATIRSEADLARFSDDEARVAVRIIHACGMVDVAKDLTFSPGFTEAAQAALKAGAPILCDAKMVANGVTRTRLPAENRVICTLDFPAVPGLAKEIGNTRSAAALDLWGAEMEGALVAIGNAPTALFHLLELFDAGAPLPAAVIGMPVGFVGAAESKEALAADGRVPCLTVSGRRGGSAMTAAAVNALATEVE; encoded by the coding sequence TTGACACCCGGCTACGACTACATCCGCGACGGCGCGGAGATTTACAGAAAATCCTTCGCGACGATCCGGTCCGAGGCGGACCTTGCCCGTTTCAGCGACGACGAGGCGCGCGTTGCCGTGCGCATCATCCACGCGTGCGGTATGGTCGACGTCGCCAAAGACCTGACCTTCTCGCCGGGATTCACCGAGGCCGCCCAGGCGGCGCTGAAGGCCGGCGCGCCGATCCTGTGCGATGCCAAGATGGTTGCCAACGGGGTGACCCGCACGCGCCTGCCGGCCGAGAACCGTGTGATCTGCACCCTCGATTTTCCGGCCGTGCCGGGCTTGGCGAAAGAGATCGGCAACACGCGCTCGGCCGCCGCCCTCGACCTCTGGGGCGCCGAGATGGAAGGGGCGCTCGTTGCCATCGGCAATGCGCCGACCGCGCTCTTTCATCTCCTTGAACTCTTCGATGCCGGGGCGCCGCTGCCGGCGGCCGTCATCGGCATGCCGGTCGGCTTCGTCGGTGCGGCGGAATCCAAGGAAGCGCTCGCCGCCGACGGGCGCGTGCCGTGCCTCACCGTTTCCGGCCGGCGCGGCGGCAGCGCCATGACGGCGGCCGCCGTCAACGCCCTTGCCACTGAGGTGGAGTGA
- a CDS encoding precorrin-2 C(20)-methyltransferase — translation MATGTLYGVGVGPGDPELMTLKAARLIGSCPIVAYFAKRGRQGHARRIVDGHIGPDSRELRLEYPFTTEVPVDDPHYPRELSAFYSRSAEEVAAELDAGRDVAVICEGDPFFYGSFMYLFDRLSKVYPTEIVPGISGMHGCWAQAKTPICHGDDVFSVLPGTMDGALLTERLKGSDAAVIMKIGRNLEKVRTALAEAGLLDRAIYVEQGTMAGERVEKLADLAHAPAPYFSLILVPGRQGLR, via the coding sequence ATGGCGACCGGCACCCTCTACGGCGTCGGCGTCGGGCCGGGCGATCCGGAACTGATGACGCTGAAGGCGGCGCGGCTGATCGGCTCGTGCCCCATCGTCGCCTATTTCGCCAAGCGCGGGCGCCAGGGCCATGCAAGGCGCATCGTCGACGGGCATATCGGACCCGATTCGCGCGAGTTGCGGCTGGAATATCCGTTCACGACGGAAGTGCCGGTCGACGATCCGCACTATCCGAGGGAGCTGTCGGCCTTTTATTCCCGCTCGGCGGAGGAGGTGGCGGCCGAGCTCGATGCCGGCCGGGACGTTGCCGTCATCTGCGAGGGCGACCCGTTCTTCTACGGCTCGTTCATGTATCTCTTCGACCGGCTGTCCAAGGTCTATCCGACCGAGATCGTACCCGGCATTTCCGGCATGCATGGCTGCTGGGCGCAGGCGAAGACGCCGATCTGCCATGGCGACGACGTCTTTTCCGTGCTTCCCGGCACGATGGACGGCGCGCTGCTGACGGAGCGTCTCAAGGGCAGCGACGCCGCCGTCATCATGAAGATCGGCCGCAACCTTGAAAAGGTGCGCACGGCCCTTGCCGAGGCCGGGCTTCTGGACCGCGCGATCTATGTGGAGCAGGGGACCATGGCGGGCGAGCGGGTGGAAAAACTCGCCGATCTCGCCCACGCGCCGGCGCCCTATTTCTCGCTGATCCTCGTTCCAGGCCGTCAGGGGCTTCGATGA
- the cobJ gene encoding precorrin-3B C(17)-methyltransferase — MSGSLTIVGLGPGAADQVTGAASEALAAATDIVGYGPYVDRVPERVGQQRHRTDNREEIDRARHALEMAAEGRRVAVVSSGDPGVFAMAAAVFEAVEMGEAAWRALDISVVPGISAMFAAASRLGAPLGHDFCAISLSDNLKPWDLVLKRLRAAAEGDFVIALYNAASKARPHHLGEAFSLLREIKGPDVPVIFATAISRADEAIEITTLGEADASRADMRTLVMIGSSATRLVERPGARPFVYTPRRIDG; from the coding sequence ATGAGCGGTTCCCTCACCATCGTCGGGCTCGGCCCCGGTGCCGCCGACCAGGTGACGGGCGCCGCATCGGAGGCGCTTGCCGCGGCCACCGATATCGTCGGCTACGGACCTTATGTGGACCGGGTGCCGGAGCGAGTCGGCCAGCAGCGCCACCGCACCGACAATCGCGAGGAAATCGACCGGGCGCGCCATGCGCTGGAAATGGCTGCGGAGGGGCGCCGTGTCGCCGTCGTTTCCTCCGGCGATCCGGGTGTCTTTGCGATGGCCGCGGCCGTCTTCGAGGCGGTCGAGATGGGGGAAGCCGCCTGGCGGGCGCTCGATATTTCGGTCGTGCCGGGGATTTCGGCGATGTTCGCCGCAGCGTCCCGGCTCGGCGCGCCGCTCGGCCACGATTTCTGCGCCATTTCCCTCTCGGACAATCTGAAGCCCTGGGACCTGGTGCTGAAGCGGCTTCGCGCCGCGGCCGAGGGCGACTTCGTCATTGCGCTCTACAATGCGGCTTCCAAGGCGCGGCCGCACCATCTCGGCGAGGCGTTTTCTCTCCTTCGCGAGATCAAGGGGCCGGACGTGCCGGTGATCTTTGCGACGGCCATCTCCCGCGCCGACGAGGCGATCGAGATCACGACGCTGGGCGAGGCCGATGCCTCCCGCGCCGACATGCGCACGCTCGTCATGATCGGCTCCAGCGCGACGCGGCTGGTGGAGCGGCCCGGTGCGCGGCCCTTCGTCTATACGCCGCGGCGTATAGACGGTTAG
- a CDS encoding cobalt-precorrin-6A reductase: MQNLETPYRVLILGGTTEASELARSLAGETKIAPVLSLAGRTKSPKPPPIPYRVGGFGGIEGLKAYLHDNHVEAMVDATHPFAAQMTDHAAAAAKATGVPLIRIDRPAWRPEAGDRWISVGTMAEAAKALGPEPRRVFLTIGRNELAAFRAAPQHHYLTRSVDPPDPETRPPNCTVIEAVGPFKLDDERALIADHGIEMLVTKNAGGTATAAKLTAAREAGIPVVMVERPPLPEIDTVPDAAAALSWLMERAQGT, translated from the coding sequence GTGCAAAACCTAGAGACACCCTACCGCGTTCTGATCCTCGGCGGCACCACCGAGGCCTCCGAACTTGCGAGATCCCTTGCCGGCGAGACGAAGATCGCGCCCGTGCTGTCGCTCGCCGGGCGCACGAAATCCCCGAAACCGCCGCCGATCCCCTACCGCGTCGGCGGATTCGGCGGGATCGAAGGGCTCAAAGCCTATCTGCACGACAATCATGTCGAGGCGATGGTCGACGCGACCCACCCCTTTGCCGCCCAGATGACGGACCATGCCGCAGCCGCGGCAAAAGCAACCGGCGTGCCCCTGATCCGCATCGACCGGCCGGCCTGGCGCCCCGAGGCCGGCGACCGTTGGATTTCGGTTGGCACCATGGCCGAGGCCGCTAAGGCGCTCGGGCCCGAGCCGCGCCGCGTCTTCCTCACCATCGGCCGCAACGAACTCGCCGCCTTCAGGGCAGCACCCCAGCACCACTATCTCACCCGCAGCGTCGACCCGCCCGACCCGGAAACCCGCCCACCGAACTGCACCGTCATCGAGGCCGTCGGCCCGTTCAAGCTCGACGACGAACGCGCCCTCATCGCCGACCACGGCATCGAGATGCTGGTGACCAAGAACGCCGGCGGCACGGCCACAGCGGCAAAGCTCACAGCCGCCCGCGAGGCCGGCATTCCGGTGGTGATGGTGGAGCGCCCGCCGCTTCCCGAGATCGACACCGTGCCGGATGCGGCAGCGGCCCTTTCCTGGCTGATGGAGAGGGCTCAAGGCACCTAA
- the cbiE gene encoding precorrin-6y C5,15-methyltransferase (decarboxylating) subunit CbiE yields MTERWLSIVGIGEDGVEGLSPAAKKLIEGAELVAGGARHLALADKLISGERLPWPSPYTDAIPHLVGRRGSPVCVLASGDPFFYGVGAKLTAFVAPEEMRIVPAPSSLSLAAARLGWSLADVRTISFCGRPLAPLAPLLQPGARVLALSADAATPAEVADFLSRRGFGESRIHVLESLGGPGERIRSTTAWDFSFDDVGPLNLTALEIVAGSDAAILPRTSGLPDGLFENDGQMTKREVRAVTLSTLAPRSGELLWDIGAGSGSIAIEWLLADPANRAIGIERDPVRAARAARNAVDLGVPSLDIREGSAPDAFQGLEAPDAVFIGGGIANDGVLDGAYGALKRGGRIVANSITVESEAVLIDAVQRLGGTLTRLSVERLDSIGGMHGFRPAMTVTQWSAVKP; encoded by the coding sequence ATGACGGAGCGCTGGCTTTCCATTGTGGGGATCGGCGAGGACGGTGTCGAGGGGCTATCGCCGGCGGCAAAAAAGCTCATCGAAGGAGCCGAGCTGGTCGCCGGCGGCGCGCGGCATCTGGCGCTGGCCGATAAGCTCATTTCCGGCGAGCGGCTGCCCTGGCCGAGCCCCTATACCGACGCGATCCCGCATCTTGTCGGGCGGCGGGGCAGTCCCGTTTGCGTGCTCGCTTCCGGCGATCCGTTCTTTTATGGCGTTGGCGCAAAACTCACCGCCTTCGTCGCGCCGGAGGAGATGCGGATCGTGCCGGCGCCGTCGTCGCTGTCGCTGGCCGCCGCGCGCCTCGGTTGGTCGCTGGCGGATGTGCGCACCATCTCCTTTTGCGGCCGGCCGCTGGCGCCGCTCGCCCCGCTCTTGCAGCCGGGGGCCCGCGTTCTGGCGCTGTCCGCCGATGCGGCGACGCCGGCCGAGGTCGCCGATTTCCTCTCCCGGCGCGGCTTCGGCGAAAGCCGCATCCACGTTCTGGAATCCCTCGGCGGGCCAGGGGAGCGCATCCGCAGCACGACCGCCTGGGATTTTTCGTTCGACGATGTCGGGCCGCTGAACCTGACCGCACTGGAAATCGTCGCCGGGTCCGACGCCGCTATCCTGCCGCGGACATCCGGCCTGCCGGATGGACTCTTTGAAAACGACGGCCAGATGACCAAGCGCGAGGTCCGGGCCGTGACCCTGTCGACACTGGCGCCCCGTTCCGGCGAACTCCTCTGGGACATCGGCGCGGGGTCGGGGTCGATCGCCATCGAATGGCTGCTCGCGGACCCGGCGAACCGGGCGATCGGGATCGAGCGCGATCCGGTCCGCGCGGCGCGGGCGGCGCGCAATGCCGTCGATCTCGGCGTGCCAAGCCTCGATATCCGCGAGGGCTCGGCGCCGGACGCGTTTCAGGGGCTGGAGGCCCCTGACGCCGTCTTCATCGGCGGCGGGATTGCGAATGACGGCGTGCTCGACGGTGCTTATGGCGCGTTGAAGCGGGGAGGCCGCATCGTCGCCAATTCCATCACCGTGGAAAGCGAAGCCGTCTTGATCGACGCGGTGCAGCGGCTCGGCGGCACGCTGACGCGACTGTCGGTGGAGCGGCTGGATTCCATCGGCGGCATGCACGGGTTCCGGCCGGCGATGACCGTCACCCAGTGGAGCGCGGTCAAGCCATGA
- a CDS encoding cobalamin biosynthesis protein, with the protein MSGAATATGAARIVAGIGFSSEATAEEIADLLQGCLHDAGIGAADVVAVPAFKSGAPIVGILPGLLGLDVDLIEDADMAAVADRCLSHSTAAKAATGHGSVAEACALAAAGPTAQLIGPRIASAHATCALAICREIP; encoded by the coding sequence ATGAGCGGGGCGGCAACCGCAACGGGGGCAGCACGCATCGTTGCTGGCATCGGTTTTTCCAGCGAGGCGACAGCGGAGGAGATTGCGGACCTGCTGCAAGGCTGCCTGCATGATGCAGGCATTGGTGCGGCGGATGTCGTTGCCGTGCCTGCTTTCAAGAGTGGTGCGCCGATCGTCGGCATCTTGCCGGGGCTGCTCGGCCTCGACGTTGATCTCATCGAGGACGCCGATATGGCGGCGGTCGCGGATCGCTGCCTTTCCCATTCAACAGCGGCCAAGGCGGCAACCGGCCACGGCTCGGTGGCGGAAGCCTGTGCGCTCGCCGCTGCCGGTCCCACCGCGCAGCTGATCGGGCCGAGGATTGCCTCGGCGCACGCCACCTGCGCGCTCGCTATCTGCCGGGAGATTCCATGA
- the cobM gene encoding precorrin-4 C(11)-methyltransferase translates to MTVHFIGAGPGAPDLITLRGRDLLAASPVCLYAGSLVHEAVLAHCGPGARIVNTAPMSLEEIEAEYVRAFEAGEDVARLHSGDLSVWSAMGEQIRILEARGIPYTVTPGVPAFAASAAVLGRELTLPEVGQSLILTRTTGRASKMPEGETLEAFAATGATLALHLSIHVVEDVAARLTPFYGADCPAAVVFRASWPDETVLTGTLGTIADQVREANIDRTALILVGPVLGSADFRASALYDADYQRRFRGRGN, encoded by the coding sequence ATGACCGTCCATTTCATCGGCGCCGGACCGGGCGCGCCGGACCTCATCACGTTGCGTGGCCGCGATCTGCTCGCCGCCTCGCCCGTCTGCCTCTATGCCGGCTCGCTGGTGCATGAGGCGGTGCTGGCCCATTGCGGGCCGGGCGCGCGGATCGTCAACACCGCGCCGATGAGCCTGGAAGAGATCGAGGCGGAATATGTCCGGGCGTTCGAGGCCGGTGAAGATGTGGCCCGGCTGCATTCGGGCGATCTTTCCGTGTGGAGCGCCATGGGCGAGCAGATCCGCATCCTGGAGGCGCGCGGCATCCCCTATACGGTGACACCCGGCGTGCCGGCCTTTGCCGCATCCGCGGCCGTCCTCGGCAGGGAACTGACCCTGCCGGAGGTCGGCCAGTCGCTGATCCTCACCCGCACCACCGGCCGCGCCTCGAAGATGCCGGAAGGCGAGACGCTGGAAGCCTTTGCCGCCACCGGCGCGACGCTGGCGCTGCACCTGTCCATCCATGTGGTGGAGGACGTGGCAGCAAGGCTCACGCCCTTCTACGGCGCCGACTGCCCCGCCGCCGTCGTCTTCCGCGCCTCCTGGCCCGACGAGACCGTTTTGACCGGCACGCTTGGCACCATCGCCGACCAGGTCCGCGAGGCGAATATCGACCGCACGGCCTTGATCCTGGTCGGTCCGGTGCTCGGCTCTGCCGACTTCCGGGCAAGCGCGCTCTACGATGCCGATTATCAGCGGCGGTTCCGGGGGCGCGGGAACTGA
- a CDS encoding DUF2937 family protein: MGRTIILALGLILGGVFSQAPEFAQQYRQRLGGAIDELKQVVADFNADAEREGLKTDDALKRLSDNPDTLASRRGERMTQIIARYHRLERQQDAMQSAGPVNRIVALARDFDGEVAEGAYEDYEPAVPVTIEGLLAALVGFVLAYFGGGVVWSANRWRRKRRARRKAEATERAA; this comes from the coding sequence ATGGGCCGGACGATCATCCTGGCATTGGGGCTGATTCTCGGCGGCGTCTTTTCCCAGGCGCCGGAATTTGCCCAGCAATATCGCCAGCGGCTTGGCGGCGCCATCGACGAGCTGAAGCAGGTGGTCGCCGACTTCAACGCCGATGCCGAGCGCGAGGGCCTGAAGACCGACGACGCCCTGAAGCGTCTCTCCGACAATCCCGACACCCTTGCCAGCCGGCGCGGCGAGCGGATGACGCAGATCATCGCTCGCTATCACCGGCTGGAGCGCCAGCAGGACGCCATGCAGTCGGCCGGGCCGGTCAACCGGATCGTAGCGCTTGCCCGCGACTTCGACGGCGAGGTCGCCGAGGGCGCCTATGAGGATTACGAGCCGGCCGTGCCGGTGACCATAGAGGGGCTTCTCGCCGCCCTTGTCGGCTTCGTCCTTGCCTATTTCGGCGGCGGCGTCGTCTGGTCGGCAAATCGCTGGCGGCGCAAGCGCCGGGCCCGGCGCAAGGCGGAGGCGACCGAACGCGCCGCATAG